The Leucobacter chromiiresistens genome has a window encoding:
- a CDS encoding cation diffusion facilitator family transporter yields MNATHRADDACEPEFSAGHPARPEAAADPRGSHGHGHDHGLQGATTATAKHRRRLVIVLAITLTVFVVQLVGAVVSNSLSLLADAGHMLTDATGVAIALIASLIAGLAATSKRTFGYLRIEILAALVNGIVLGVIAIVILVQAIARFGAEVEVHSGPMLAAAVIGAVANLISLLILRSGQRESLNVRGAYLEVLGDLLGSVAVIAAAIVILITGWNAIDQIASILIALLIFPRAISLLRDVVDVLLEASPKHIDVDAARAHMEAVPGVEEVHDVHAWTITSGVAAFSAHVTVTDAAWNERGYHAILDEVRACLHEHFDTDHVTLQLEPRSHLAAGERVHA; encoded by the coding sequence GTGAACGCGACGCACCGCGCCGACGACGCCTGCGAGCCCGAGTTCAGCGCCGGGCACCCCGCACGGCCCGAAGCGGCCGCCGACCCGCGCGGGTCGCACGGCCACGGCCACGATCACGGGCTGCAGGGCGCGACCACGGCCACCGCGAAGCACCGGCGCAGACTCGTGATCGTACTCGCGATCACGCTCACGGTCTTCGTCGTGCAGCTCGTCGGCGCCGTCGTCTCGAACTCGCTCTCCCTGCTCGCCGACGCCGGGCACATGCTCACCGACGCCACCGGAGTCGCGATCGCGCTCATCGCGAGCCTCATCGCCGGCCTCGCCGCCACCTCCAAGCGCACCTTCGGGTACCTGCGCATCGAGATCCTCGCCGCGCTCGTCAACGGCATCGTGCTGGGCGTCATCGCCATCGTTATCCTCGTCCAGGCGATCGCCCGCTTCGGCGCCGAGGTCGAGGTGCACTCCGGGCCGATGCTCGCCGCCGCGGTGATCGGCGCCGTCGCCAACCTGATCTCCCTGCTCATCCTGCGCTCCGGGCAGCGCGAGAGCCTCAACGTGCGCGGCGCCTACCTCGAAGTGCTCGGCGACCTCCTGGGGTCGGTCGCCGTCATCGCCGCCGCGATCGTCATCCTGATCACCGGGTGGAACGCGATCGACCAGATCGCGTCGATCCTCATCGCGCTCCTCATCTTCCCCCGCGCCATCAGCCTGCTCCGCGACGTCGTCGACGTGCTGCTCGAGGCGTCCCCCAAGCACATCGACGTTGACGCGGCGCGCGCGCACATGGAGGCGGTGCCCGGAGTCGAAGAGGTGCACGACGTGCACGCCTGGACCATCACCTCGGGCGTCGCCGCCTTCTCGGCGCACGTCACGGTGACCGACGCGGCCTGGAACGAGCGCGGATACCACGCGATCCTCGACGAGGTGCGCGCCTGCCTCCACGAGCACTTCGACACCGATCACGTCACGCTGCAGCTGGAGCCGCGCAGCCACCTCGCCGCGGGCGAGCGCGTGCACGCCTAG